The following are from one region of the Escherichia sp. E4742 genome:
- the fdhF gene encoding formate dehydrogenase subunit alpha, producing the protein MKKVVTVCPYCASGCKINLVVDNGKIVRAEAAQGKTNQGTLCLKGYYGWDFINDTQILTPRLKTPMIRRQRGGKLEPVSWDEALNYVAERLSAIKEKYGPDAIQTTGSSRGTGNETNYVMQKFARAVIGTNNVDCCARVUHGPSVAGLHQSVGNGAMSNAINEIDNTDLVFVFGYNPADSHPIVANHVINAKRNGAKIIVCDPRKIETARIADMHIALKNGSNIALLNAMGHVIIEENLYDKAFVASRTEGFEEYRKIVEGYTPESVEDITGVSASEIRQAARMYAQAESASILWGMGVTQFYQGVETVRSLTSLAMLTGNLGKPHAGVNPVRGQNNVQGACDMGALPDTYPGYQYVKDPANREKFAKAWGVESLPAHTGYRISELPHRAAHGEVRAAYIMGEDPLQTDAELSAVRKAFEDLELVIVQDIFMTKTASAADVILPSTSWGEHEGVYTAADRGFQRFFKAVEPKWDLKTDWQIISEIATRMGYPMHYNNTQEIWDELRHLCPDFYGATYEKMGELGFIQWPCRDTSDADQGTSYLFKEKFDTPNGLAQFFTCDWVAPIDKLTDEYPMVLSTVREVGHYSCRSMTGNCAALAALADEPGYAQINTEDAKRLGIEDEALVWVHSRKGKIITRAQVSDRPNKGAIYMTYQWWIGACNELVTENLSPITKTPEYKYCAVRVEPIADQRAAEQYVIDEYNKLKTRLREAALA; encoded by the coding sequence ATGAAAAAAGTCGTCACGGTTTGCCCATATTGCGCATCAGGTTGCAAAATCAACCTGGTCGTCGATAACGGCAAAATCGTCCGGGCGGAGGCAGCGCAGGGGAAAACCAACCAGGGTACTCTGTGTCTGAAGGGTTATTATGGCTGGGATTTTATTAACGATACCCAGATCCTGACCCCGCGCCTGAAAACCCCCATGATCCGTCGCCAGCGTGGCGGCAAACTCGAACCTGTTTCCTGGGATGAGGCACTGAATTACGTTGCCGAGCGCCTGAGCGCCATCAAAGAGAAGTACGGTCCGGATGCCATCCAGACGACAGGCTCCTCGCGTGGTACGGGTAACGAAACCAACTATGTAATGCAAAAATTTGCGCGCGCCGTTATTGGTACCAATAACGTTGACTGCTGCGCTCGCGTCTGACACGGCCCATCGGTTGCAGGTCTGCACCAATCGGTCGGTAACGGCGCAATGAGCAATGCCATTAACGAAATTGATAATACCGATTTAGTGTTCGTTTTCGGGTACAACCCGGCGGATTCCCACCCTATCGTGGCGAATCACGTGATTAACGCTAAACGTAACGGGGCGAAAATTATCGTCTGCGATCCGCGCAAAATTGAAACCGCGCGCATTGCTGACATGCACATCGCACTGAAAAACGGCTCGAACATCGCGCTGTTGAATGCGATGGGCCATGTCATTATTGAAGAAAATCTGTACGACAAAGCGTTTGTCGCTTCCCGTACGGAAGGCTTTGAAGAGTATCGTAAAATCGTTGAAGGCTACACGCCGGAGTCGGTTGAAGATATCACCGGCGTTAGCGCCAGTGAGATTCGTCAGGCGGCGCGGATGTATGCCCAGGCGGAAAGCGCATCTATTCTGTGGGGCATGGGTGTGACCCAGTTCTATCAGGGCGTGGAAACCGTGCGTTCTCTGACCAGCCTCGCGATGCTGACCGGTAACCTCGGTAAGCCGCATGCGGGCGTTAACCCGGTTCGTGGTCAGAACAACGTGCAGGGTGCCTGTGATATGGGCGCGCTGCCGGATACGTATCCGGGATACCAGTACGTGAAAGATCCGGCTAACCGCGAGAAATTCGCCAAAGCCTGGGGCGTGGAAAGCCTGCCTGCTCATACCGGCTATCGCATCAGCGAGCTGCCACACCGCGCAGCGCATGGCGAAGTGCGTGCCGCGTACATTATGGGCGAAGATCCGCTGCAAACGGATGCGGAACTGTCGGCAGTACGTAAAGCCTTTGAAGATCTGGAACTGGTCATCGTTCAGGACATCTTTATGACCAAAACCGCGTCGGCGGCGGATGTCATTTTACCGTCAACGTCGTGGGGCGAGCATGAAGGTGTCTATACTGCGGCTGACCGTGGCTTCCAGCGTTTCTTCAAGGCGGTTGAACCGAAGTGGGATCTGAAAACGGACTGGCAGATTATCAGTGAAATCGCCACCCGTATGGGTTATCCGATGCACTACAACAATACCCAGGAGATCTGGGACGAGTTGCGTCATCTGTGCCCGGATTTCTACGGTGCGACTTACGAGAAAATGGGCGAACTGGGCTTCATTCAGTGGCCTTGCCGCGATACGTCAGATGCCGATCAGGGGACTTCTTATCTGTTTAAAGAGAAGTTTGATACCCCGAACGGTCTGGCGCAGTTCTTCACCTGCGACTGGGTAGCGCCAATCGACAAGCTCACCGACGAGTACCCGATGGTGCTGTCAACAGTGCGTGAAGTCGGTCACTACTCTTGCCGTTCGATGACCGGTAACTGTGCGGCACTGGCGGCGCTGGCTGATGAACCCGGCTACGCACAAATCAATACCGAAGACGCCAAACGTCTGGGTATTGAAGATGAGGCATTGGTTTGGGTGCACTCGCGTAAAGGCAAAATTATCACACGTGCGCAGGTCAGCGATCGTCCTAACAAAGGGGCGATTTACATGACCTACCAGTGGTGGATTGGCGCCTGTAACGAGCTGGTCACCGAGAACTTAAGCCCGATTACGAAAACGCCGGAGTACAAATACTGCGCCGTACGCGTCGAGCCGATCGCCGATCAGCGCGCCGCCGAGCAGTACGTGATTGACGAGTACAACAAGTTGAAAACTCGCCTGCGCGAAGCGGCACTGGCGTAA
- the mdtP gene encoding multidrug efflux transporter outer membrane subunit MdtP, with translation MINRQLSRLLLCCILGSTTLLSGCALVRKDSAPHQQLKPEQIKLADDIHLASSGWPQAQWWKQFNDPQLDTLIQRTLQGSHTLAEAKLREEKAQSQADLLDAGSQLQVAALGMLNRQRVSANGFLSPYSMDAPALGMDGPYYTEATVGLFAGLDLDLWGVHRSAVAAAIGAHNAALAETAAVELSLTTGVAQLYYSIQASYQMLDLLEQTRDVIDYAVKAHQSKVAHGLEAQVPFHGARAQILAVDKQIAAVKGQITETRESLRALIGAGASDMPEIKPVALPQVQTGIPATLSYELLARRPDLQAMRWYVQASLDQVDSARALFYPSFDIKAFFGLDSIHLDTLFKKTSRQFNFIPGLKLPLFDGGRLNANLEGTRAASNMMIERYNQSVLNAVRDVAVNGTRLQTLNDEREMQAERVEATRFTQRAADAAYQRGLTSRLLATEAQLPVLSEEMSLLMLDSRRVIQSIQLMKSLGGGYQAAPVVEKK, from the coding sequence ATGATCAATCGTCAACTTTCACGCCTGCTGTTGTGCTGCATTCTCGGCAGCACGACGCTGCTTTCCGGCTGTGCCCTGGTACGTAAGGATTCTGCGCCTCATCAACAGCTCAAACCGGAACAAATCAAACTTGCCGATGATATTCATCTGGCCAGTTCCGGCTGGCCACAGGCGCAGTGGTGGAAACAATTTAACGATCCGCAACTGGATACCCTGATCCAGCGCACGCTGCAAGGTTCACACACGCTTGCTGAAGCGAAACTGCGGGAAGAAAAAGCGCAATCACAGGCCGACCTGTTAGATGCCGGTTCACAATTGCAGGTGGCTGCGTTAGGGATGCTCAACCGCCAACGTGTCTCGGCGAACGGTTTTTTAAGCCCTTATTCAATGGATGCGCCAGCACTGGGTATGGACGGGCCGTACTATACGGAAGCCACAGTAGGTTTGTTTGCCGGACTGGATCTTGATTTGTGGGGTGTACATCGCTCGGCGGTTGCCGCCGCTATTGGCGCGCATAATGCCGCGCTGGCAGAAACCGCAGCAGTAGAGCTATCGCTGACCACTGGCGTAGCGCAGCTTTATTACAGTATCCAGGCCAGCTATCAGATGCTTGATCTGTTAGAACAAACTCGCGATGTGATTGATTACGCGGTTAAAGCGCACCAGAGTAAAGTGGCACACGGCCTGGAAGCGCAAGTGCCTTTCCACGGCGCGCGGGCACAGATTCTGGCGGTCGATAAACAAATTGCTGCCGTCAAAGGGCAAATCACCGAAACGCGAGAATCTCTGCGCGCATTGATTGGCGCGGGGGCCAGCGATATGCCGGAGATCAAGCCGGTGGCATTACCGCAAGTACAGACCGGCATTCCGGCGACGCTCTCTTATGAGTTGCTCGCCAGACGCCCGGATCTGCAAGCCATGCGCTGGTATGTTCAGGCGTCATTAGATCAGGTAGATTCCGCGCGGGCGCTGTTCTACCCGAGCTTTGATATCAAAGCGTTTTTCGGTCTGGACTCCATCCACCTGGATACCTTATTCAAAAAGACCAGTCGTCAGTTCAACTTCATACCGGGTCTGAAATTGCCACTGTTTGACGGTGGACGGTTGAATGCCAATCTCGAAGGCACTCGCGCCGCCAGCAACATGATGATTGAACGTTACAACCAGTCAGTACTGAACGCGGTGCGCGACGTTGCAGTCAATGGCACGCGTCTGCAAACGCTCAACGACGAGCGGGAGATGCAGGCAGAACGCGTAGAAGCAACCCGCTTCACCCAGCGTGCCGCCGACGCCGCCTACCAACGCGGTCTAACCAGCCGCTTACTGGCCACCGAAGCTCAGTTGCCGGTGCTTTCCGAAGAGATGTCATTACTGATGCTGGACAGCCGCCGTGTGATTCAAAGTATTCAGTTGATGAAATCGCTGGGCGGCGGGTATCAGGCGGCTCCCGTCGTTGAGAAAAAATAA
- the mdtO gene encoding multidrug efflux transporter permease subunit MdtO translates to MSALNSLPLPVVRLLAFFHEELSERRPGRVPQTVQLWVGCLLVILISMTFEIPFVALSLAVLFYGIQSNAFYTKFVAILFVVATVLEIASLFLIYKWSYGEPLIRLIIAGPVLMGCMFLMRTHRLGLVFFAVAIVAIYGQTFPAMLDYPEVVVRLTLWCIVVGLYPTLLMTLIGVLWFPSRAITQMHQALNNRLDDAISHLTDSLAPLPETRIEREALALQKLNVFCLADDANWRTQSAWWQSCVATVTYIYSTLNRYDPTSFADSQAIIEFRQKLASEINKLQHAIAKGQCWQSDWRLSESEAMAARECNLENICQTLLQLGQMDPNTPPTPAAKPPSMVADAFTNPDYIRYAVKTLLACLICYTFYSGVDWEGIHTCMLTCVIVANPNVGSSYQKMVLRFGGAFCGAILALLFTLLVMPWLDNIVELLFVLAPIFLLGAWIATSSERSSYIGTQMVVTFALATLENVFGPVYDLVEIRDRALGIIIGTVVSAVIYTFVWPESEARTLPQKLAGALGMLSKVMRIPRQQEATALRTYLQIRIGLHAAFNACEEMCQRVALERQLDSEERALLIERSQTVIRQGRDILHAWDATWNSAQALDNALQPDRAGQFADALEKYAAGLATALSRSPQITLEETPASQAILPTLLKQEQHVCQLFARLPDWTAPALTPATEQAQGATQ, encoded by the coding sequence ATGAGCGCGCTCAACTCCCTGCCATTACCGGTGGTCAGGCTGCTGGCGTTCTTTCATGAAGAGTTAAGCGAGCGGCGACCTGGCCGCGTGCCGCAGACCGTGCAACTCTGGGTAGGCTGCCTGCTGGTGATTCTGATCTCGATGACCTTTGAGATCCCTTTTGTGGCGTTATCGCTGGCAGTGCTGTTTTACGGTATTCAGTCGAACGCGTTTTACACCAAATTTGTGGCGATCTTATTTGTGGTCGCCACGGTGCTGGAGATCGCCAGCCTGTTTTTGATCTACAAATGGTCATACGGCGAACCGTTGATCAGATTGATCATCGCAGGTCCTGTCCTGATGGGTTGCATGTTTTTGATGCGTACCCATCGGCTGGGGCTGGTCTTTTTCGCCGTCGCCATTGTCGCTATTTACGGGCAAACCTTCCCCGCCATGCTCGACTATCCGGAAGTGGTCGTGCGCTTAACGCTGTGGTGTATCGTTGTCGGCCTCTACCCGACGTTATTGATGACGTTAATCGGCGTGCTGTGGTTTCCCAGTCGTGCCATTACGCAAATGCATCAGGCGCTTAATAATCGGCTTGATGATGCCATTAGTCACCTGACGGACAGCCTCGCACCGCTACCCGAAACGCGGATTGAAAGAGAGGCACTGGCACTGCAAAAACTCAATGTCTTTTGTCTCGCGGACGATGCCAACTGGCGAACTCAAAGCGCATGGTGGCAAAGCTGCGTGGCAACGGTAACCTACATTTACTCGACGCTGAATCGCTACGATCCCACCTCTTTTGCTGATTCACAGGCAATCATTGAGTTTCGGCAAAAATTAGCCTCTGAAATCAACAAACTGCAACATGCTATTGCCAAAGGGCAGTGCTGGCAAAGCGACTGGCGGCTTAGTGAAAGTGAAGCGATGGCAGCACGGGAATGTAACCTGGAGAATATCTGCCAGACGTTGTTGCAACTGGGTCAGATGGACCCGAATACGCCGCCAACGCCCGCAGCCAAACCGCCGTCAATGGTCGCCGATGCTTTTACCAATCCAGACTATATTCGCTACGCGGTAAAAACGCTGCTCGCCTGTTTGATCTGTTACACCTTCTACAGCGGCGTCGACTGGGAAGGTATTCATACCTGTATGCTGACCTGCGTGATCGTCGCTAACCCGAACGTCGGTTCGTCGTACCAGAAGATGGTGCTGCGTTTTGGCGGGGCCTTTTGCGGCGCGATTCTGGCGCTGTTATTCACGCTACTGGTCATGCCCTGGCTGGACAATATTGTCGAATTGCTGTTTGTGCTGGCACCGATTTTCCTGTTGGGCGCATGGATTGCCACCAGCTCCGAACGCTCTTCTTATATCGGCACACAGATGGTGGTCACCTTCGCGCTCGCCACGCTCGAAAACGTTTTTGGCCCGGTGTACGACCTGGTGGAAATTCGCGATCGCGCCCTGGGTATCATCATTGGTACCGTGGTGTCCGCGGTGATTTACACCTTTGTCTGGCCTGAAAGTGAAGCGCGCACACTGCCGCAAAAACTGGCTGGCGCGCTGGGTATGTTGAGTAAAGTAATGCGGATCCCACGCCAGCAGGAAGCCACGGCTCTGCGCACTTATCTGCAAATTCGTATAGGTCTGCATGCGGCGTTTAATGCCTGTGAAGAGATGTGCCAACGCGTGGCGCTGGAGCGTCAACTAGACAGCGAAGAACGCGCATTACTGATTGAACGTTCGCAAACGGTTATTCGTCAGGGACGCGACATTCTTCACGCCTGGGATGCGACCTGGAACTCGGCGCAGGCGCTGGATAACGCACTACAGCCGGACAGAGCAGGCCAGTTTGCCGACGCACTGGAGAAATACGCCGCCGGTCTGGCAACCGCACTCAGCCGTTCTCCTCAAATAACGCTTGAAGAAACACCCGCCTCGCAGGCCATCCTGCCGACTTTATTAAAACAGGAGCAACACGTCTGCCAGCTTTTCGCCCGCTTGCCAGACTGGACAGCCCCGGCATTAACGCCCGCCACGGAACAGGCACAAGGAGCCACGCAATGA
- the mdtN gene encoding multidrug efflux transporter periplasmic adaptor subunit MdtN, with translation MESTPKKAPRSKFPALLVVALALVALVFVIWRVDSAPSTNDAYASADTIDVVPEVSGRIVELAVTDNQAVKQGDLLFRIDPRPYEANLAKAEASLAALDKQIMLTQRSVDAQQLGADSVNATVEKARAAAKQASDTLRRTEPLLKEGFVSAEDVDRARTAQRAAEADLNAVLLQAQSAASAVSGVDALVAQRAAVEADIALTKLHLEMATVRAPFDGRVISLKTSVGQFASAMRPIFTLIDTRHWYVIANFRETDLKNIRSGTPATIRLMSDSGKTFEGKVDSIGYGVLPDDGGLVLGGLPKVSRSINWVRVAQRFPVKIMVDKPDPEMFRIGASAVANLEPQ, from the coding sequence ATGGAAAGTACGCCGAAAAAAGCTCCTCGCAGTAAATTCCCTGCTCTGTTAGTGGTTGCGTTGGCGCTGGTTGCCCTTGTTTTCGTTATCTGGCGCGTAGACAGTGCGCCATCAACTAATGACGCTTACGCGTCAGCAGATACCATTGATGTGGTGCCGGAAGTCAGCGGGCGCATTGTAGAACTGGCGGTCACCGACAACCAGGCAGTCAAACAGGGCGATTTGCTGTTCCGCATCGACCCGCGCCCATACGAGGCCAATCTGGCGAAAGCCGAAGCCTCCCTCGCGGCGCTGGATAAGCAAATTATGCTCACCCAGCGTAGCGTTGACGCGCAACAGCTTGGTGCCGACTCGGTTAATGCCACGGTAGAAAAAGCCCGTGCCGCTGCAAAACAGGCCAGCGATACATTACGCCGCACCGAGCCATTACTGAAAGAAGGTTTTGTCTCAGCGGAAGACGTTGACCGTGCAAGAACGGCGCAGCGCGCTGCAGAAGCGGATCTTAATGCCGTATTGTTACAGGCGCAGTCAGCCGCCAGCGCCGTCAGCGGCGTCGATGCGCTGGTGGCGCAACGTGCGGCGGTCGAAGCGGATATTGCCCTGACCAAACTGCATCTGGAAATGGCGACCGTCCGCGCGCCGTTTGATGGCCGGGTCATTTCCCTTAAAACCTCGGTTGGGCAATTTGCTTCTGCCATGCGCCCTATTTTCACCCTAATCGACACTCGTCACTGGTACGTGATCGCCAACTTCCGCGAAACCGATCTGAAAAATATTCGCTCAGGTACACCCGCAACGATTCGCCTGATGAGCGACAGCGGCAAAACCTTCGAGGGTAAAGTGGATTCGATTGGCTACGGCGTGCTACCGGATGACGGCGGCCTGGTGCTGGGCGGCCTGCCGAAAGTGTCACGGTCTATTAACTGGGTCCGCGTCGCCCAGCGTTTTCCGGTCAAAATCATGGTTGATAAACCTGACCCGGAAATGTTCCGCATCGGCGCTTCGGCAGTCGCTAATCTTGAGCCGCAATAA
- a CDS encoding YtcA family lipoprotein, whose protein sequence is MPTVLSRMAMQLKKTAWIIPVFMVSGCSLSPAIPVIGAYYPSWFFCAIASLILTLITRRIIQRTNINLAFVGIIYTALFALYAMLFWLAFF, encoded by the coding sequence ATGCCAACAGTTCTCTCTCGCATGGCGATGCAACTCAAAAAAACAGCGTGGATAATTCCCGTTTTCATGGTTTCGGGATGCTCATTATCTCCGGCAATCCCGGTGATCGGCGCTTATTATCCCAGCTGGTTTTTCTGCGCCATTGCCAGCCTTATTTTGACGCTCATCACGAGGCGAATTATTCAGCGGACAAATATCAATCTGGCATTTGTCGGAATTATTTATACCGCCCTTTTTGCTCTCTACGCCATGCTGTTCTGGCTGGCATTTTTCTAA
- the yjcS gene encoding alkyl sulfatase YjcS, producing the protein MNNSRLFRLSRIVIALTTVSGMMINTAYATDEAKVATQYTQQVNQNYAKSLPFSDRQDFDDAQRGFIAPLLDEGILRDANGKVYYRADDYKFDINAAAPETVNPSLWRQSQINGISGLFKVTDKMYQVRGQDISNITFVEGEKGIIVIDPLVTPPAAKAALDLYFQHRPQKPIVAVIYTHSHTDHYGGVKGIISEADVKSGKVQVIAPAGFMDEAISENVLAGNIMSRRALYSYGLLLPHNAQGNVGNGLGVTLATGDPSIIAPTKTIVRTGEKMIIDGLEFDFLMTPGSEAPAEMHFYIPALKALCTAENATHTLHNFYTLRGAKTRDTSKWTEYLNETLDMWGNDAEVLFMPHTWPVWGNKHINDYIGKYRDTIKYIHDQTLHLANQGYTMNEIGDMIKLPPALANNWASRGYYGSVSHNARAVYNFYLGYYDGNPANLHPYGQVEMGKRYVQALGGSARVINLAKEANKQGDYRWSAELLKQVIAANPGDQVAKNLQANNFEQLGYQAESATWRGFYLTGAKELREGVHKFSHGTTGSPDTIRGMSVEMLFDFMAVRLDSEKAAGKNISLNFNMSNGDNLNLTLNDSVLNYRKTLQPQANASFYISREDLHAVLTGQAKMADLVKAKKAKIIGNGAKLEEIIACLDNFDLWVNIVTPN; encoded by the coding sequence ATGAATAACTCTCGGTTATTCCGTTTGAGCAGGATTGTTATTGCGTTAACCACCGTCAGCGGCATGATGATAAATACCGCTTACGCAACAGATGAAGCGAAAGTCGCTACTCAATATACCCAGCAGGTTAATCAGAATTACGCCAAATCATTACCGTTTAGCGATCGGCAGGATTTTGACGATGCCCAGCGAGGATTTATCGCCCCGCTGCTGGATGAAGGTATTCTGCGTGATGCTAACGGTAAAGTTTACTACCGCGCGGACGATTACAAATTTGATATTAATGCCGCAGCGCCGGAAACCGTAAACCCCAGCCTGTGGCGTCAGTCGCAGATCAACGGTATTTCTGGCCTGTTCAAAGTCACCGATAAAATGTATCAGGTGCGCGGCCAGGATATCTCTAACATTACGTTCGTTGAGGGTGAGAAAGGCATTATTGTTATCGACCCGCTGGTAACGCCGCCTGCCGCAAAAGCCGCACTTGACCTTTACTTCCAGCATCGTCCGCAAAAACCGATTGTTGCCGTTATCTACACTCACAGCCACACTGACCACTATGGCGGCGTGAAAGGCATTATCTCTGAAGCTGATGTTAAATCCGGCAAAGTTCAGGTAATCGCTCCGGCTGGCTTTATGGACGAAGCCATCAGCGAAAACGTGCTGGCGGGTAACATCATGAGCCGCCGTGCGCTCTACTCTTACGGTCTGTTACTGCCGCACAACGCGCAAGGTAACGTGGGTAATGGCCTTGGCGTGACGCTGGCAACGGGCGACCCGAGCATTATTGCACCGACTAAAACTATCGTCAGAACTGGCGAGAAGATGATTATCGACGGCCTGGAGTTTGACTTCCTGATGACCCCAGGCAGCGAAGCGCCAGCCGAAATGCACTTCTATATTCCGGCCCTGAAAGCCCTGTGTACCGCCGAGAACGCCACGCATACCCTGCACAACTTCTACACTCTGCGCGGCGCGAAAACCCGCGACACCAGCAAGTGGACCGAGTATCTGAACGAAACGCTGGATATGTGGGGTAACGACGCAGAAGTACTGTTTATGCCGCACACCTGGCCGGTGTGGGGCAATAAGCATATCAATGATTATATTGGTAAATATCGCGATACTATCAAGTACATTCACGACCAGACCCTGCACCTGGCGAACCAGGGCTACACCATGAATGAAATCGGCGACATGATTAAGCTGCCGCCTGCGCTTGCCAATAACTGGGCCAGCCGCGGCTATTACGGTTCTGTCAGCCACAACGCCCGCGCGGTGTATAACTTCTATCTTGGCTATTACGACGGTAACCCGGCTAACCTGCATCCGTATGGTCAGGTGGAGATGGGTAAACGTTATGTGCAGGCGCTGGGCGGTTCTGCCCGTGTCATCAACCTGGCGAAAGAAGCGAACAAGCAAGGTGATTATCGCTGGTCCGCAGAGTTGCTGAAACAGGTGATTGCCGCCAACCCGGGTGACCAGGTCGCGAAGAATCTGCAAGCGAATAACTTTGAACAGCTGGGCTATCAGGCCGAGTCCGCCACCTGGCGCGGTTTCTACCTGACTGGCGCGAAAGAGCTGCGCGAAGGGGTACATAAGTTCAGTCACGGTACCACCGGTTCCCCGGATACCATTCGCGGGATGTCGGTCGAAATGCTGTTCGACTTTATGGCCGTTCGACTCGATAGCGAAAAAGCTGCCGGGAAGAACATCAGCCTGAACTTCAATATGAGTAACGGCGATAACCTCAACCTGACCCTGAACGATAGCGTGCTTAACTACCGTAAAACGCTGCAACCACAAGCCAACGCCTCTTTCTACATCAGCCGTGAAGATCTGCACGCCGTGCTGACCGGACAAGCCAAAATGGCGGATCTGGTAAAAGCGAAGAAAGCCAAAATTATTGGCAATGGCGCGAAACTGGAAGAAATTATTGCTTGTCTGGATAATTTCGATTTGTGGGTGAATATTGTAACCCCAAATTAA
- a CDS encoding response regulator transcription factor, translating into MKPVVLVVDDDTAICALLQDVLSEHVFTVSVCHTGQEAISRVEGDPDIALVVLDMMLPDTNGLRVLQQLQKMRPALPVVMLTGLGSESDVVVGLEMGADDYICKPFTPRVVVARLKAVLRRVGALVVNEEKNAGLSFNGWYLDTTRCQLHNPLQQHVELTQGEYGLLLALAQNARRVLSREQLLEFTHSDSVEVFDRTIDVLIMRLRRKIELNPHQPMLIKTLRGLGYVFAADVH; encoded by the coding sequence ATGAAACCTGTTGTGCTGGTGGTGGATGATGACACGGCTATCTGCGCACTGTTGCAGGACGTGTTAAGTGAACATGTCTTTACGGTTTCAGTCTGCCATACCGGGCAGGAGGCAATATCACGTGTTGAGGGCGATCCTGATATCGCGCTGGTGGTGCTGGATATGATGCTACCCGATACCAACGGCCTGAGGGTATTGCAACAATTACAGAAAATGCGTCCTGCACTGCCGGTGGTGATGCTGACCGGCCTGGGCAGCGAGTCTGATGTGGTGGTCGGGCTGGAAATGGGCGCAGATGATTACATCTGCAAGCCGTTTACCCCACGGGTAGTGGTCGCGCGACTAAAAGCGGTGCTACGGCGCGTTGGCGCGCTGGTGGTCAATGAGGAGAAAAACGCCGGGCTGTCATTCAATGGCTGGTATCTCGATACCACGCGCTGCCAGTTGCACAATCCGCTACAGCAACATGTCGAGCTGACCCAGGGCGAATATGGCTTGTTACTGGCCCTGGCGCAAAACGCTCGTCGGGTGTTAAGCCGCGAGCAGTTGCTGGAGTTCACCCACAGCGATAGCGTGGAGGTGTTTGATCGCACTATCGACGTATTAATCATGCGCTTACGACGCAAAATCGAACTAAACCCGCATCAGCCGATGTTGATTAAAACTCTGCGCGGTCTGGGGTATGTCTTCGCTGCCGACGTGCACTAA
- a CDS encoding carbohydrate kinase family protein, whose product MMERKGIIAAGNMLVDHVHQIIQWPERGWLAEITHSERSTGGAPLNVLLTLAKMRSGLPLQAVGLIGQDSDGDYIMAMLEQYHVNRQHVQRTTFAPTSMSQVMTDPGGQRTFFHSPGANRLLDLPAFDQLDNSMKIFHLGYLLLLDSLDMPDDVYGTRSARLLAQMRDTGFETSLDLVSRKGDPRYQPMVLPTLRHLDYLVINELEAGEFSGLEIRLPNGEPHIVHIAAAARELLDAGVRQRVVIHCPEGAWGETPEHGGVWIPSQKLEQREIIGSVGACDAFCAGFLYGCHERWTLTESIKLAHACARASLLCANAIDGAKTLEELQTEMSD is encoded by the coding sequence ATGATGGAACGTAAAGGGATTATCGCCGCAGGCAATATGCTGGTTGACCACGTCCATCAGATTATCCAGTGGCCAGAGCGCGGCTGGCTGGCGGAGATCACCCACAGCGAACGCTCAACCGGAGGCGCGCCGCTTAACGTCCTGCTGACGCTGGCGAAAATGCGCTCCGGGTTGCCGTTACAGGCGGTCGGGCTAATCGGTCAGGACAGCGACGGCGATTACATCATGGCGATGCTTGAGCAATATCACGTCAATCGCCAGCATGTGCAGCGCACCACCTTTGCCCCGACGTCGATGTCGCAGGTGATGACCGACCCAGGCGGGCAGCGCACCTTTTTCCATTCGCCGGGCGCTAACCGACTGCTTGATCTTCCGGCATTCGATCAGCTTGATAACAGCATGAAGATTTTCCATCTCGGCTATTTACTGTTGCTCGACAGCCTGGATATGCCGGACGATGTTTACGGTACTCGTAGCGCACGTCTGCTGGCGCAAATGCGTGATACTGGCTTTGAAACCTCGCTCGACCTTGTCTCCCGCAAGGGCGATCCGCGTTATCAGCCGATGGTGCTGCCCACGTTGCGCCATCTGGATTATCTGGTAATTAACGAACTGGAGGCCGGGGAGTTTAGTGGGCTGGAAATTCGCTTACCCAACGGCGAACCGCATATCGTGCATATTGCTGCCGCCGCGCGTGAACTGTTAGATGCGGGCGTACGCCAGAGAGTGGTGATCCACTGTCCGGAAGGTGCCTGGGGAGAGACACCGGAACATGGCGGCGTGTGGATCCCTTCGCAAAAGTTAGAACAACGAGAAATTATCGGCAGTGTCGGCGCGTGCGATGCATTTTGTGCCGGATTTTTATATGGCTGCCATGAACGCTGGACGCTTACCGAGAGCATAAAACTGGCACACGCCTGCGCGCGGGCAAGTCTGTTATGCGCCAATGCCATCGACGGGGCAAAAACGCTGGAAGAACTGCAAACAGAAATGTCGGATTAG